A stretch of the Chanos chanos chromosome 1, fChaCha1.1, whole genome shotgun sequence genome encodes the following:
- the derl3 gene encoding derlin-3 isoform X1 — MAYSVTQEYLQIPPVTRAYTTACVLTTAAVQLEFITPFQLYFNPELILKRYQLWRLITNFLFFGPLGFSFLFNMIFLYRYCRMLEEGSFRGRTADFVYMFFFGGLLMTFFGFFASLFFLGQAFTIMLVYVWSRRNPFVRMNFFGLLNFQAPFLPWVLMGFSLLLGNSIVIDLLGIGVGHMYYFLEDVFPNQPGGKKLLTTPGLLRALFDPAETDPDYSPLPEDQSGVVRQGQGPDGEPIQRQEEQDRDL; from the exons ATGGCTTATAGCGTTACTCAAGAATACCTTCAGATACCTCCTGTCACCAGAGCGTACACGACTGCCTGTGTTCTGACAACAGCTGCTGTG CAACTGGAGTTCATCACACCTTTTCAATTGTACTTCAACCCTGAACTCATATTAAAAAGGTACCAG TTATGGCGACTGATCACCAACTTCCTGTTTTTTGGTCCCCTCGGATTCAGTTTCTTGTTCAACATGATCTTtct ATATCGGTACTGTCGAATGCTCGAAGAAGGCTCTTTCCGTGGTCGCACCGCAGACTTTGTCtacatgtttttctttggaGGACTTCTAATGACT TTCTTCGGTTTCTTTGCCAGTCTGTTCTTCCTGGGTCAGGCTTTCACGATCATGCTGGTGTACGTTTGGAGCAGACGAAACCCCTTTGTGCGAATGAACTTTTTTGGTCTCCTCAACTTTCAGGCACCCTTTTTACCCTGGGTGCTCATGGGATTTTCACTGTTGCTAGGCAACTCCATCGTCATTGACCTTTTAG GTATTGGTGTAGGACACATGTACTATTTCTTGGAGGATGTGTTTCCTAATCAGCCAGGTGGCAAGAAACTGCTGACAACACCTGGACTGTT ACGAGCTCTTTTTGACCCGGCGGAGACCGATCCCGACTACTCCCCTCTTCCGGAAGATCAGAGCGGCGTGGTCCGGCAGGGACAGGGTCCCGACGGAGAGCCGATTCAAAGGCAGGAGGAGCAGGATCGAGATCTCTAG
- the derl3 gene encoding derlin-3 isoform X2 has protein sequence MAYSVTQEYLQIPPVTRAYTTACVLTTAAQLEFITPFQLYFNPELILKRYQLWRLITNFLFFGPLGFSFLFNMIFLYRYCRMLEEGSFRGRTADFVYMFFFGGLLMTFFGFFASLFFLGQAFTIMLVYVWSRRNPFVRMNFFGLLNFQAPFLPWVLMGFSLLLGNSIVIDLLGIGVGHMYYFLEDVFPNQPGGKKLLTTPGLLRALFDPAETDPDYSPLPEDQSGVVRQGQGPDGEPIQRQEEQDRDL, from the exons ATGGCTTATAGCGTTACTCAAGAATACCTTCAGATACCTCCTGTCACCAGAGCGTACACGACTGCCTGTGTTCTGACAACAGCTGCT CAACTGGAGTTCATCACACCTTTTCAATTGTACTTCAACCCTGAACTCATATTAAAAAGGTACCAG TTATGGCGACTGATCACCAACTTCCTGTTTTTTGGTCCCCTCGGATTCAGTTTCTTGTTCAACATGATCTTtct ATATCGGTACTGTCGAATGCTCGAAGAAGGCTCTTTCCGTGGTCGCACCGCAGACTTTGTCtacatgtttttctttggaGGACTTCTAATGACT TTCTTCGGTTTCTTTGCCAGTCTGTTCTTCCTGGGTCAGGCTTTCACGATCATGCTGGTGTACGTTTGGAGCAGACGAAACCCCTTTGTGCGAATGAACTTTTTTGGTCTCCTCAACTTTCAGGCACCCTTTTTACCCTGGGTGCTCATGGGATTTTCACTGTTGCTAGGCAACTCCATCGTCATTGACCTTTTAG GTATTGGTGTAGGACACATGTACTATTTCTTGGAGGATGTGTTTCCTAATCAGCCAGGTGGCAAGAAACTGCTGACAACACCTGGACTGTT ACGAGCTCTTTTTGACCCGGCGGAGACCGATCCCGACTACTCCCCTCTTCCGGAAGATCAGAGCGGCGTGGTCCGGCAGGGACAGGGTCCCGACGGAGAGCCGATTCAAAGGCAGGAGGAGCAGGATCGAGATCTCTAG